Proteins co-encoded in one Streptomyces sp. NBC_01283 genomic window:
- a CDS encoding HhH-GPD-type base excision DNA repair protein, with protein sequence MDVTLHLAQEPEADELLGRSPLAALVGMLLDQQVPMEWAFAGPHTIARRLNADDLDAHEIAAYDPDEFAALLSTKPAVHRYPGSMAKRIQQLCGYLVEHYEGDPTALWENAASGKELLQRLNDLPGFGKQKSQIFLALLGKQLGVRPEGWREAAGAYGEPDAYRSVADITGPESLQRVRTHKQQLKAAAKSSGK encoded by the coding sequence ATGGACGTCACCCTGCACCTGGCCCAGGAACCGGAAGCCGACGAGCTCCTCGGCCGCAGTCCGCTGGCCGCGCTCGTCGGGATGCTGCTCGACCAGCAGGTTCCGATGGAGTGGGCGTTCGCGGGCCCGCATACGATCGCGCGGCGGTTGAACGCGGACGATCTCGACGCGCACGAGATCGCGGCGTACGACCCCGATGAGTTCGCGGCGCTTCTCTCCACGAAACCGGCCGTGCATCGCTATCCGGGATCGATGGCGAAGCGGATCCAGCAGCTCTGCGGCTATCTGGTGGAGCACTACGAGGGTGACCCCACCGCCCTGTGGGAGAACGCCGCTTCCGGCAAGGAGCTCCTGCAGCGCCTCAACGACCTCCCCGGCTTCGGCAAGCAGAAGTCCCAGATCTTCCTGGCCCTGCTCGGCAAGCAGCTGGGCGTACGTCCTGAGGGCTGGCGGGAGGCGGCGGGGGCGTACGGGGAGCCGGACGCGTACCGCTCGGTGGCGGACATCACGGGCCCCGAGTCCCTCCAAAGGGTCCGCACCCACAAACAACAACTAAAGGCCGCAGCCAAGTCCTCCGGCAAGTAA
- a CDS encoding ABC-F family ATP-binding cassette domain-containing protein has translation MITARRIDVRGGARLLLAGASFHIAPGDRIGLVGRNGAGKTTLLKTLAGQAAPAAGTLTRTGSLGYLAQDPAAADPHSTVTARILSARGLDQAVQALRGAESAMAAAGSGAEQQRAMAAYARADDAFQARGGYAAEAEAARVAAGLGLPERAMDAPVGHLSGGQRRRVELARILFSRHDTLLLDEPTNHLDADSVGWLRGYLGTYPGGLVLISHDTGLLADTVNRVFALDPGRAAVDVHNTGWHTYLAQRAADERRRGRERANAERKAASLRSQAEKMRSHVATATAAKNMARRADRMLAATEPVRRGERVARIRLPEPAPCGRTPLGAVSLVKAYGGHRVLGGVDLAVDRGSRLVVLGFNGAGKTTLLRLLAGAELPDSGRVVHGHGARLGYFAQEHDTLDGGMTVRENLAAVAPGLTDGEVRGVLGSFLFRGDDADKPAAVLSGGEKTRLALAGLVHSGANVLLLDEPTNNLDPASRDEVLGAVGTYPGAIVMVTHDEGAIDALRPDRVLLLPDGTEDLWSPDYRELVALA, from the coding sequence ATGATCACCGCCCGACGCATCGACGTCCGCGGCGGCGCCCGGCTACTGCTGGCCGGCGCCTCCTTCCACATCGCCCCCGGCGACCGCATCGGCCTCGTGGGCCGTAACGGCGCCGGCAAGACCACCCTGCTCAAGACCCTCGCGGGGCAGGCCGCCCCGGCCGCCGGGACTCTCACCCGCACCGGCTCCCTGGGATACCTCGCCCAGGACCCCGCCGCTGCCGACCCGCACAGCACCGTCACGGCCCGCATCCTCTCCGCCCGCGGCCTCGACCAGGCGGTGCAGGCCCTGCGCGGCGCCGAGAGCGCCATGGCCGCGGCCGGGAGCGGCGCGGAGCAGCAGCGGGCCATGGCCGCCTACGCCCGCGCGGACGACGCGTTCCAGGCGCGGGGCGGGTACGCCGCCGAGGCGGAGGCCGCTCGCGTGGCCGCGGGGCTCGGGCTCCCCGAGCGCGCGATGGACGCGCCGGTGGGTCACCTCTCCGGCGGCCAGCGGCGCCGCGTGGAGCTGGCCCGCATCCTCTTCTCGCGCCACGACACCCTCCTCCTCGACGAGCCGACCAACCACCTGGACGCCGATTCGGTCGGCTGGCTGCGGGGGTATCTGGGGACCTATCCCGGCGGGCTCGTCCTCATCAGCCATGACACCGGGCTGCTCGCGGACACCGTCAACCGCGTCTTCGCGCTCGACCCGGGCCGCGCTGCCGTCGACGTACACAACACCGGCTGGCACACCTACCTCGCCCAGCGGGCGGCGGACGAGCGGCGGCGCGGCCGTGAGCGGGCCAACGCGGAGCGGAAGGCCGCCTCCCTGCGCAGCCAGGCGGAGAAGATGCGCTCGCACGTCGCCACCGCCACCGCCGCGAAGAACATGGCCCGCCGCGCCGACCGGATGCTCGCCGCCACCGAGCCGGTGCGGCGCGGCGAGCGGGTCGCGCGGATCCGGCTGCCCGAGCCCGCGCCCTGCGGTCGTACGCCGCTCGGCGCGGTCAGCCTGGTGAAGGCGTACGGGGGCCATCGGGTGCTCGGCGGCGTCGATCTGGCCGTCGACCGGGGCAGCCGGCTGGTCGTCCTGGGGTTCAACGGCGCCGGGAAGACCACCCTCCTGCGCCTCCTCGCCGGGGCCGAACTCCCGGACAGCGGGCGGGTGGTGCACGGTCACGGGGCCCGGCTCGGCTACTTCGCGCAGGAGCACGACACCCTCGACGGCGGGATGACGGTGCGGGAAAACCTTGCCGCCGTCGCGCCCGGTCTGACGGACGGTGAGGTGCGGGGCGTGCTCGGGTCCTTCCTGTTCCGCGGGGACGACGCCGACAAGCCCGCCGCCGTGCTGTCGGGTGGCGAGAAGACCCGGCTCGCGCTCGCGGGGCTCGTGCACTCGGGGGCGAACGTCCTGCTCCTCGACGAGCCGACCAACAACCTCGACCCGGCGTCGCGCGACGAGGTGCTCGGCGCGGTGGGCACGTATCCGGGCGCGATC